The stretch of DNA cttcatcttcatcacgtGTCCCTGTCTCTTCAGTTCCTCACAGGTTCTTGACGATGCCGTGTCCTCCAGGAAAGATGACGGCGTCAAAGCTGTTGACGTCCAGTTTGTTCAGGTCGTGCATCTGCATTTGTCCCTGACCGTGACTGAACCGAGACGACTCCAGCATCACGTTACTGACGGAGACAGAAGACACAAGGTCTTTACAAGACACTTTAGAAGACACTCTAGAAGATACTTTAGAAGATACTtaagaagacattttaaaacctcATCAGTTCAGACAGAATGGATCAAAAAGGACAGATGAGTATTTGATATTTGATCTTTGGGTTGATTTGGATTAAGATAATCCtcagtgtgacctctgtgtgaccTCAGCTCTCACCGGTTGTCTCCGCTCATCGGTTGCTTCTTCATGTGATCCATGACATTCATCTGCTGCTGATTTGGAGCAAACATCTGGAAACGAGCGCCGTTTCTGCTCAGGTGATACATGGTGCTGAAGATTTAACatacacatcatcatcattattattataattattattattattatcatcatgacaacaacacatgatcataataatattaatgtgtACTCACTACACGCCCTCGTGGACGTCAGTTCCGTCCCACCAACCACATCCTGAGAAAACCTGAAAAAcaatcgtgttttttttttacagtgcaacaTTAGATCATTTAGCAATGATGTAACGACCAGATCTGAATATTTCAgtctttttattaaaatacaatCAGAACATGTCAGAactaagtcgctttggataaaagcgtctgctaaatgacatgtaatgtaacatgtaatgtcagaactaaaacaacaacacacacacttttaatgttTCTCACCAAAAATGTATTCAACTAGAATTAATTCAGACCTTTTTtcctctgaattctgactttaatctttgAATTTTTAGGGttattttttctcagaatttcgAATTTTCAACAATTTTTCTTTGAATTCTGACTCCAATCTCGGAATTTAGTCTTTTCTCTGCCAAAAAACGTcagaattttaatattttaacttttagttttttctcagaatttagattttttttaacctcagaattctgaattaaAAAAGATTTCTTTGAATTCcgacttaaaaacaaaaaatctttttggtcagattttttttcctctgaattcTTAATTTTTAAATTCCTCCTGAAAAAGTCgcaaatgataataaataaataggatatattaagaagaagaatcttTGATTTgtgaaaatcatcatttccaaacaTTAACCAGGAAAGTATTGAACTAGAATAAGAGAAACATTTGTTTGCGTCATATTTACACGTAACTCCACTCACCACAGCGATGTTCCCTCCGTTGCCATGGTCACCGTGCACGAAGGCGACGGGCTGACGAGACAGAAGAGTCAGAGTTTGTTTGTTGAGCAGAGTTCTGGACGACAACATGGTTTTGATCtttgtaaagaaaaacagagaaacacaacctgagcaacaactctgtgtgtgtgtgtgtgtgtgtggactctgagagtgtgtctgtttatatacacacacacacacgctgtgacGTTGCAGCGTAAGCTGTAATTTGACCTCAACTAACTTAAACACTGTTTAATTCCGTAATTTATTGATCTGATTAACTTAAGTTATTTGGCATCAAAGtctcatttcctcttcctgtttcatCACATGATTAATCTGCTTTATTTCACACTttcaatgaaaagaaaatagtgatttttcatattcattattattcgtatatatatatatatatatatatatatatatatgtgtgtgtggtttatgtttaaaatcatattaaataaaacagaaaaggcgataaaatctgtttaaaaacaCCGAATTATggacaaagttgtttttttaaagaatattttagtttaaacaggattttatttaattttacctCAAATCTGAGGATTTACCATCATctttataaatgattaaaaacatcatacttTAGTCATTTTATCTgcattaaatgtttgtttgtttggaccTTAAAATTTGTCTTTTAACACAATTATCATATTTTAggttaaataatatattatttatatatttgttttactatatatagataatatattatttcacctaattctatattttattttatttaattaaacttGTTTCATCTCCTTAAGAACTTTATTTAGTTAAATCAGAATAACTTTGTTCAATTTATgtaaactgtattttatttaattcttcGCCTCGTCATCATTTCTGTTGTGAATgagacaaagtgtgtgtgtgtgtgtgtgtgtgtgtgtgtgtgtgtgtgtgtgtgtgtgtgtgtgtgtgtgtgtgtgtgtgtgtgtgtgtgtgtgtgtgtgtgtgtgtgtgtgtgtgtgtgtgtgtgtgtgtgtgtgtgtgtgtgtgtgtgagtgtgtgtgttggaggagacactgtctctgtcctctcctAAAGTCTCATTAAGTCTTAAGACTCTTACTCGCTGTAATTCCGTGTCTGGACATTAAAGCCACAAATACCTTAGACTGACTTTGAGACTTTGAGACCTTTGGTGACCTTTCATGACCTCACAGCCAACAAGGTAACAACGTTTTTCACCTAATGACTTTTGTTCTTCTGTGAGGAACTTCCTGCATCCGTCTGAATATTTCTGTGATGTTtattcatcatcactgatgacatcatcatcagtgatgacatcatcatcacattctCTCATAATGGACAAAACTGAAAAGATTGTCAGGTTATTACTAAATGTTCCTTCATGATGTAATAATCTGACTTTCTTAATTTCATAACcttcagtctgttgacgtcacattttgaacgtcgtcagagcaggaagtgaaaaaaacagcagcttctctcacGGAAACTCGTCGTGATCTCGTTTTAATTCAGTCTGAAATAATCTGCGTGAAATCACAGTTTGAGAGAAGTGAAGCAAAATTTGGCATTTACTTTATTATgatcactttttttccttttttttttttttaggtataAACGTTTAATATTTACATTCTGTGATGAAAAGTCGAGTCAGTGACAgtttaagaaaaaacaacacaaacaaattacaacaagaagaagaatcagCGCGTCATTTTAATCCTGACAGATTAAACAACAATGTTATTAAAATCTGCCaggattaacacacacacacacacacacacagaatccaCACAGAGACTAAATTTCACTCtaacttttttataaaaaaaaaaaacaacaaaaatctgccacatcatcatttttttgttttttcaagttCACGTGAAACGAAATAAGACTGAAGCGAAGAAAGAAACACGGCACAAAAACGTCTACGTCATAAATAACAAACGGTcaattttgatatttttatataaagaaaattttctgggttttttttcagttcaacGTCTAAGGAGAAAAACTGGGTTTGTAGTTTTGGCAAAAACGAGCGTcaatatttcactttttatgTCTTATTATCAGAACACgagcagaaaacacagcaaatcTACAGTTAAAAAATTCagtcataaaatgttttatttatctggttttttttaaattcaagatCCAGAGTGAAAACTGTGATTTTACATCTGTTAAATTCTGGGATCTTTGACATTTTGAACAgaataatgtgatttaaagttgttttttttatatatattgacAATTGGAAAAgtgcacattttcaaatcaaaatggcTTCTACACTTAAAAAAATCTGGTTTTTATTTCACTGCGTTAAAagtttgtggtaaaaaaaattcaaatattctCAATCAAACAATTTCCCCCAAGAATTGGCAGGAACTTCAGAGTGAAAACTGTGATTTTACGTCTGTTAATGTCTGTGATCTTTGACATTTTGAACAgaataatgtgatttaaagtAAACTTCCAATCTTAATCGTCAACAATTTGAATGGTTTgtttaatcattaaaaccagATGATGTGATTTTTGAATATTTATCCATTCCATCTAGATTTAAAAGTGCCACAGTAAACATTTAAACCTGCAAAcatgtttactgtgttttctGGTTGTTTCTGATTAAAACAAATagagaaataattataaatgatcATGAAAACATTGTTAAAACGACATAAATCTGAAGGTGAACTAAgactttttcactcactcacacacacacacacacagggaaagaaAACTCCATCCGCGTCCAGAGAAGAGCTCGAGTAAACGTCATTGATCGTTGATCGGTGGCCGTGTCATTGATTATCGGTGATGAGTGGAGTCCAGTCAGGTTTACATGTCAGGACTGAGATCCTTAAAAAGCCATTTACATGCAAATTACCAACAAAAACTCAGtggttaaagaaagaaaaggaggatttttttttttaaatctgccgCCGCTAAACAAAAGCTTTCATGCGCCGCCGCCGTCGCTCAGAGACAGTTTCTGCTCACGCCGCCGTCTTCACAGAGAGGATCTTTGAAATGTTCCGTTTGTTTTTGCTCATCAAAGCCAAAAAAGCCGTgctgagagcgagagagggagggggagggagagagagagggagggagggagagaagcgAGGGCTCGCGGCGTGTTACGGCGTGTACGCGGGCGGCGGCTGGAACTGGTTGGCGACGTCGTAGTCGGCAGGAAAAGTCTCGCTGCTGTCCTCCATCTCCGACAGCAGCTCCAGcgcctgctcctcctcctcggtcGGGTAGTGGCGCAGCAGGTTGGCGGCCGTGGCGAGGATGGAAGCTCCGCCCGCGCCCGCCACCAGGTAGAAGCTGATGGCGAAGGTGACGTATATGAGCGAGCCGTGGTActttttgtgctgctgctgcagagacaggATGAGCTCCGACGCCCAGTAGCAGAATCCGATGACGGTGGCGCACTGCAAcactgaggagagaagaggcGGAGTCAAAACTACAGCTGCAACTCTGACTGTTATCATAATAGATTCATCtgatgttcacgtctttatctcactgttagaacaggaaactgatgtttgtaaaccactcactctcccacaccaaacccacatctcacacgcacgcacacgcacacacgcacgacTTTGTGTTACATACAAACATTGATGGATATTTTCCAGCATTTTCGCTGCTGATCAGATTAGTTGCAGTCCTATCCTATGGATATTGTGACATAACAAgtgatgtctgtgtttgtaaagTGCCA from Solea solea chromosome 8, fSolSol10.1, whole genome shotgun sequence encodes:
- the gatd3l gene encoding ES1 protein, mitochondrial: MLSSRTLLNKQTLTLLSRQPVAFVHGDHGNGGNIAVVFSGCGWWDGTDVHEGVYTMYHLSRNGARFQMFAPNQQQMNVMDHMKKQPMSGDNRNVMLESSRFSHGQGQMQMHDLNKLDVNSFDAVIFPGGHGIVKNLSSFVKDGKDCKLHSDVERVLKDFHRSRKPIGLSSMAPVLACRVLPSIEVTMGHERDENSRWGNWPYTNMVQAVKNMGARHHVHEPFEAFVDEKNKVVSTPSFMWETEFHYHYIFDGIGNMVKHVMRLANK